One Papaver somniferum cultivar HN1 chromosome 10, ASM357369v1, whole genome shotgun sequence genomic window carries:
- the LOC113318925 gene encoding uncharacterized protein LOC113318925: MMTETTMNQPNTKVIIKETTTRKIGRSANEFKRWGRKSPFLRYGLPLISLTVFGALGLGNLLQGSKDVAKVKDEHEWEIIEAKKALSRTGPIDAYKPKKISLEEELKAMQEKVDINNYEYKKVPKLNEGQAH, translated from the exons ATGATGACTGAAACCACAATGAATCAACCCAATACGAAGGTGATTATAAAGGAAACTACTACCAGGAAGATAGGGCGATCGGCTAATGAGTTTAAAAGGTGGGGAAGAAAATCTCCATTTCTGAGATATGGACTTCCGCTCATTTCCCTTACTGTTTTTGGAGCTCTTGGACTGGGTAATCTCTTACAAGGCAG TAAAGACGTAGCAAAAGTGAAAGACGAGCATGAGTGGGAGATAATTGAGGCCAAGAAAGCTCTATCTAGAACAGGACCCATTGATGCATACAAGCCGAAGAAAATTTCACTGGAGGAGGAGCTCAAG GCAATGCAAGAGAAAGTTGACATAAACAACTATGAGTACAAGAAGGTTCCCAAGTTAAATGAAGGCCAGGCGCACTAG
- the LOC113318924 gene encoding adenosine deaminase-like protein produces MESLDWCLNLPKIELHAHLNGSVRDSTLLELARVLGEKGVIDFNDVESVISKDDRSLVECFRLFDLIHALTTDHATVTRITKEVIEDFASENIVYVELRTTPKKNEAIGMTKRSYMEAVINGLKSIDSVDVDYIPSGMAQQNCSTTLTGDAMSNGTVRKKIYVRLLLSIDRRETTEAAMETVQLALEMRDVGVVGIDLSGNPVIGEWATFLPALKFAKEQGLAVTLHCGEVPDRKEEVSAMLDFLPQRIGHACFIKGEERIKLKSSKIPVEICLTSNIRTERFPSLEYHHFIDLYKSKHPMVLCTDDTGVFSTTLSREYSLAASAFGLGRKEMFELTRSATEFVFADDGVKISLREIFDAAAKNFKL; encoded by the exons ATGGAGTCATTAGATTGGTGTTTGAATCTACCAAAGATTGAACTACATGCTCATCTTAATGGATCAGTTAGAGATTCTACATTGCT AGAACTTGCTAGAGTTCTTGGAGAAAAGGGTGTCATAGATTTTAATGATGTGGAGAGTGTAATTTCAAAAG ATGATCGTTCTCTAGTTGAGTGCTTCAGATTGTTCGATTTAATTCATGCACTCACTACCGATCATGCGACCGTAACACGAATAACAAAAGAA gttattgaagattttgCTTCAGAAAATATTGTCTATGTAGAGTTACGAACTACACCAAAG AAGAATGAAGCTATTGGAATGACAAAACGGTCTTACATGGAGGCGGTAATAAACGGTTTAAAATCCATCGACTCAGTTGATGTTGATTATATTCCCTCTGGAATGGCCCAACAGAATTGTAGTACAACTCTGACTGGTGATGCTATGAGCAATGGCACTGTGAGGAAAAAGATTTATGTTCGTCTTCTTCTTAGTATTGATCGTCGTGAAACTACAGAAGCAGCAATGGAAACT GTTCAACTGGCATTGGAAATGAGAGACGTGGGAGTAGTTGGTATTGACCTTTCTGGCAATCCTGTTATCGGAGAATG GGCTACGTTCTTGCCTGCTTTGAAATTCGCTAAGGAGCAAGGTCTTGCTGTTACTCTGCACTGTGGAGAG GTACCTGATCGAAAAGAAGAAGTCAGTGCAATGCTAGACTTTCTGCCCCAGAGGATTGGCCATGCTTGTTTTATTAAAGgcgaagaaaggataaaactgaAGTCCTCTAAGATACCG GTTGAGATTTGTTTGACGTCCAACATCCGAACCGAACGCTTCCCTTCCTTAGAGTACCATCATTTCA TTGATCTTTACAAATCAAAGCATCCTATGGTTTTGTGTACTGACGATACAGGGGTTTTCTCTACTACTCTTTCTCGCGAATACAGCCTTGCTGCCTCtgcttttg GTCTTGGAAGAAAGGAAATGTTTGAGCTGACCAGGAGTGCGACTGAGTTTGTTTTTGCTGACGATGGAGTGAAGATTAGCCTAAGAGAGATATTTGATGCTGCTGCGAAGAATTTTAAGTTATGA